In Euzebya sp., a single genomic region encodes these proteins:
- a CDS encoding nuclear transport factor 2 family protein, which translates to MTADELAALVVQAFTGDPDDLVDDAFADDAVLVEPGEPAVEGPEAIRAWFSAYGGRREVARVDDVLLAADRGALSYAVWFRADAHAYGQHGRVLLTLDGPHEAGGRITRWDGVWTEVPSDLTPWGGD; encoded by the coding sequence ATGACCGCCGACGAGCTCGCCGCCCTGGTCGTCCAGGCGTTCACCGGCGACCCCGACGACCTTGTCGACGACGCGTTCGCCGACGACGCGGTCCTGGTCGAGCCGGGGGAGCCGGCGGTGGAGGGACCGGAGGCGATCCGCGCCTGGTTCAGCGCCTACGGCGGTCGCCGCGAGGTCGCCCGCGTCGACGACGTGCTCCTCGCCGCCGACCGGGGCGCGCTGTCCTACGCGGTGTGGTTCCGGGCCGACGCGCACGCCTACGGCCAGCACGGCCGGGTCCTGCTGACCCTCGACGGCCCCCACGAGGCCGGCGGGCGGATCACCCGGTGGGACGGGGTGTGGACGGAGGTCCCGAGCGACCTGACGCCGTGGGGCGGCGATTGA